The region CGGCGCGACCGGATGTCGGCCTGACGACCGGCAACCTGCTCGACAAACTGCTCGATCCGAACGTCAAGATCGGGACCTCGACGCCAAAGTCGGACCCGGGTGGCGACTACGCGTGGGAGCTGTTTGCCAAAGCCGGCACCGTTCGTTCCGGCGCGACGCAAATACTCGAAGCGAAAGCGCAGCAACTCGTAGGGGGTGCGGTTGCGCCTCAAGTGCCGGGTGGTCAGAATCCGGTGAAGTACTTCATGGAGACGCGGCGTGTCGATGTTTTTATCGGCTATTGCAGCTCGCATTCACCTAAGCCGGATACGACGTTCACGCAAGTCGAGCTGCCGCCTGAACTCGCCATTTCGGCGGACTATGGGATGACGGTGCTCGTTTCGAAGCAGGACGCTGCGACACACGATGCGGCTTATCGGCTTGCGATGTATTTAATGAGTCCGGCGGCGCAGAGGGTGTTGACGAGCTATGGGTTTACGGCGGTGGCACGGCAGTAAGGCATGCTTGCTTACGCGGCGTGAGGTTGTCGGCGTCGTGTTGGGTGTTGAGTATTGGAGCGTTGAGCACCGGACGGTGGCCAGTTCAGTGCGATCGACTGTTCGGTCCAAATCACCGACAATTGAGCTCCCGCCTTACGCTCAATTCACGCGGCACTATGCTTACTTCATTGCAAGCGGAAATCCCCGACACCAGCGCCATTCAGCTGCGCCCACTGTCCGCAGCGCTCGTCGATCGGCGAGCGCTGTTTGCACTCTACAAACTGTCGCTTTACGAGCATATCGATCAGACCTTCGGTTGGGACGAGAACTTCCAGCAACAAAGATTCAGTACGTCCTATCGCGATGATGATTTCATTGCGATAACGCAAGGTCCGCTAATGCTGGGATATGTTGCACTGAAGGATGAAGCGGACGAGATTCATCTATCGCTTCTGCTTGTACAGCCAGAACATCGAAATCGACAAATCGGCCGGCAAGTCATGGAAGCGTTGCTGTCATGGGCGGCTAGATCACAGCGGTCCGTCGCCCTGTCATGCTTTCTATGCAATCGCGCAGCGATGCGTTTCTACGAGCGACTTGGGTTCGGCATCGTGACAAAAGACGAGCATTTTGTGACCTATAGATTCCCGGTCTCCTGACGTGAGTCGCCTGCGATATGCTTGGAGGTCAAAACTCCTTGTCTGTCCAACTCTCCCAAGGCACTTCAGCATGCGAGCCTTACGACGCGTAATTCAATCACTTCCTTTCATTGCCATTTCAGTTTCGATTGCATTGTCGTCCGCCGTCGTGGCCGCCGCGACGAATCGAACCACATTAGCGCCGATCGATCTCGGCACGGCTGGCAAAACAGCGGTACTAGACTTCAATGTTTCATCGTCGTCCGATCTGGCTAACCACAATCCCACCGTTCTAGCGCTTCAAATCGTCGGGCCGGCCAGTGGAGAAGAAGTAAAGCATGCGCAATTCAGCGATCTGATCATGAGCGTGACGGGCACCCCATACGGTTCGCGTACAGAGCAGGAAATTGCCCATCCCAAAGCTCACAGGTCGATCAAACTCCATGTGGTTTGGCACGACAGGCTCAATGACAAAGTCTTGAAGGAAGGCGATGTTTTCACGGGCTCTGACTGGGAAGGAAAAATACACGCGGTTCCTGGTCCCTCGCTCACGCTGGATTCGTTGAAGC is a window of Paraburkholderia sp. D15 DNA encoding:
- the modA gene encoding molybdate ABC transporter substrate-binding protein: MKKNQSILLQSMLFSTLAASAGLASAQQAPAAPAITIYTAGSMSGALGEITRQYTSQTGQPVQLVSGPAGALLDKIEHSAKADIFVSANMAHPQRLTAEGKASSSVVFARNRVCVSARPDVGLTTGNLLDKLLDPNVKIGTSTPKSDPGGDYAWELFAKAGTVRSGATQILEAKAQQLVGGAVAPQVPGGQNPVKYFMETRRVDVFIGYCSSHSPKPDTTFTQVELPPELAISADYGMTVLVSKQDAATHDAAYRLAMYLMSPAAQRVLTSYGFTAVARQ
- a CDS encoding DUF5625 family protein; amino-acid sequence: MRALRRVIQSLPFIAISVSIALSSAVVAAATNRTTLAPIDLGTAGKTAVLDFNVSSSSDLANHNPTVLALQIVGPASGEEVKHAQFSDLIMSVTGTPYGSRTEQEIAHPKAHRSIKLHVVWHDRLNDKVLKEGDVFTGSDWEGKIHAVPGPSLTLDSLKLPPGHYDVTVTTLSDDPRFDGTFKTGICAGKIWE
- a CDS encoding GNAT family N-acetyltransferase, translated to MLTSLQAEIPDTSAIQLRPLSAALVDRRALFALYKLSLYEHIDQTFGWDENFQQQRFSTSYRDDDFIAITQGPLMLGYVALKDEADEIHLSLLLVQPEHRNRQIGRQVMEALLSWAARSQRSVALSCFLCNRAAMRFYERLGFGIVTKDEHFVTYRFPVS